One region of Cheilinus undulatus linkage group 4, ASM1832078v1, whole genome shotgun sequence genomic DNA includes:
- the LOC121508629 gene encoding caspase-6-like: MADGKSGGSVATDSIPVTNRDAGMENLTETVVVTSSSSQDPREEYKMDHKRRGLALIFNQEHFDSVTLKSRAGTQADGRNLEKSLRDLNFDVEIYDDCTKSDVEEKIREAANADHSDADCFVLVFLSHGEDDYIHASDDKISVKDITSPFKGDKCKSLIGKPKIFILQACRGGIADDPVTPCGGESDSEIEANESAIYTLPAGADFIMCYSVAEGYYSFRNIAMGSWYIQDLCEMLQKHGTSLEFTDLLTLVNRMVSKRSANCDNEDLKGKKQIPCFASMLTKQLTFKPKK; the protein is encoded by the exons ATGGCTGACGGCAAAAGTGGAG GAAGTGTTGCTACAGACAGCATACCAGTGACCAACAGGGATG CAGGCATGGAGAACCTTACAGAGACTGTTGTTGTGACCAGCAG CAGCTCTCAGGATCCTAGAGAGGAGTACAAGATGGACCACAAGAGACGAGGCCTTGCACTCATCTTTAATCAGGAGCACTTTGATAGTGTGACTTTAAAAAGCAGGGCAGGAACCCAGGCTGACGGGAGAAACTTGGAGAAAAG ccTGCGTGATCTAAACTTTGATGTGGAGATTTACGATGACTGCACAAAGTCAGATGTTGAAGAGAAAATCAGAGAAG CTGCAAATGCCGACCATTCAGATGCAGACTGCTTTGTTCTCGTCTTCCTGAGCCATGGAGAAGATGACTACATTCATGCTAGTGATGACAAGATCAGCGTTAAAGACATCACATCCCCATTCAAAGGAGACAAATGCAAGAGCCTCATAGGGAAACCAAAAATCTTCATACTACAg GCGTGCCGTGGAGGCATCGCTGATGATCCAGTGACTCCCTGTGGTGGAGAAAGTGACTCAGAGATTGAGGCAAATGAGAGCGCCATATACACCCTCCCTGCTGGAGCTGATTTCATCATGTGTTACTCTGTGGCTGAAG gCTACTATTCCTTCAGGAATATTGCAATGGGCTCCTGGTACATCCAGGATCTGTGTGAGATGCTTCAAAAGCATGGCACCTCCCTTGAATTCACAGATTTACTCACACTGGTCAACAGGATGGTGTCAAAGAGAAGTGCTAACTGTGACAACGAAGATCTCAAAGGGAAGAAGCAGATACCTTGCTTTGCCTCAATGCTCACCAAGCAACTGACCTTTAAACCAAAAAAGTAA